The following proteins are encoded in a genomic region of Thiomicrospira sp. R3:
- the lptD gene encoding LPS assembly protein LptD: MTLQSVKANDAGNQSSPLTCGIEWLFPLKAIPEPNSIHSARFIEADQLSQPSSFQVNLIGSVLLSEPGLVVMADKLDYDRSQQAMVLQGNIELHSEHLLIQSQTAYYSQAEQTAQLDRLRYQLKPSGYHGQASQLRFDGQQQNSLLNQATFTTCSLDNPAWQLNFSQLEINQQTRRIYGHHGYLSVKGLPLLYTPYINVPLDNRATGFLFPTFGSHKPAALSNSQTLFALPFYWVIADNYDATFNFMALEQRGLLLDTEWRYLQPSHRGEINLGMTQDQQVKTEGLTYLDPTGQRQTLVANQTRWRASLNSQQNWGENLNSQLLWHEVSDPDFYNDFPLGFNASTLNQYNQNQFRVRQALVRYQQAHVQAHIQHYGYLPLRNGEQAVLEKSPEIGFNWARNWGGWHTGVYAEATEFKRYAGFNNFADAGYVRAQALGNQISQDPYQHQGQRLVLQPSLTYRVDQPYGFAQAQMQANYRHYQLSNAPDKASRDNLVMQYALSAGLIFERDLQLANSSYIQTLEPQIQWLYVPYSDQSHLSLFDTGLNSLDFSNLFQLNRFTGFDRIGDTQQISAALTNRLFNDEGEALGEFSFGQVFFLKDRKVGLIGNPAQDNQRSDYFVRLASQINHFNFSSTSQFDQQSLKLNQTLNRLKWHGFAPIQLLAIHQGLALDQPEQRQQTLANGLILQLTPSWQAASYINYDLEQRTYREFSAGLRYDSCCWASELMFMQDQMADGRYNYTVKYVIELKGLSSMGQRLSDQIQQNLNF; encoded by the coding sequence ATGACGCTTCAGAGCGTAAAGGCCAATGACGCAGGCAATCAATCAAGTCCCCTTACCTGTGGGATTGAGTGGTTATTCCCGTTAAAAGCCATTCCCGAACCCAATAGCATCCATAGCGCCAGATTCATTGAGGCCGATCAGCTTAGCCAGCCTAGCTCTTTTCAGGTTAATTTAATCGGTAGCGTCCTACTTTCCGAACCAGGCCTGGTGGTGATGGCTGACAAACTTGACTATGATCGCAGCCAACAAGCCATGGTCTTACAAGGCAATATTGAACTACACAGCGAGCATTTATTAATACAAAGTCAAACAGCCTATTATAGTCAAGCCGAGCAAACGGCTCAGTTAGATAGGCTTCGCTATCAACTCAAGCCCAGTGGTTATCACGGCCAAGCAAGCCAACTGCGTTTTGATGGCCAACAGCAAAATAGCCTACTCAATCAAGCAACATTTACAACCTGTTCGCTCGACAATCCGGCTTGGCAACTGAACTTTAGTCAACTGGAAATTAACCAACAAACCCGCCGAATCTATGGTCATCATGGCTATTTAAGTGTTAAAGGTCTGCCTCTACTTTACACGCCCTACATAAACGTTCCGCTCGACAATCGAGCTACAGGCTTTTTATTTCCAACGTTTGGAAGTCACAAACCTGCTGCCCTATCAAACTCACAAACACTATTCGCCCTGCCCTTTTACTGGGTTATCGCCGATAACTACGATGCAACCTTTAACTTCATGGCACTTGAACAACGCGGCCTACTGCTCGATACGGAATGGCGGTATTTGCAACCCAGCCATCGTGGCGAAATCAATTTAGGCATGACTCAAGATCAGCAAGTTAAAACCGAAGGACTCACCTACCTTGACCCCACAGGCCAACGTCAAACCCTGGTGGCCAATCAAACACGCTGGCGAGCAAGCTTAAATAGCCAGCAAAACTGGGGAGAGAATCTAAATAGCCAACTTCTTTGGCACGAAGTGTCTGATCCGGATTTTTATAACGATTTTCCACTCGGTTTTAACGCATCCACCCTAAACCAATATAATCAAAACCAATTTCGTGTACGCCAGGCCCTAGTGCGTTACCAACAAGCGCATGTTCAAGCCCATATCCAACACTATGGCTACCTGCCTTTACGCAATGGCGAACAAGCAGTTCTAGAAAAAAGCCCTGAAATTGGCTTTAATTGGGCACGAAACTGGGGAGGATGGCATACGGGGGTTTATGCTGAAGCCACTGAATTTAAACGCTACGCAGGCTTTAATAACTTTGCTGATGCCGGTTATGTTCGTGCCCAAGCACTGGGCAATCAAATCAGCCAAGACCCTTACCAACACCAAGGCCAACGCCTTGTCCTCCAACCCTCGTTAACCTATCGCGTTGACCAACCCTATGGCTTCGCCCAAGCCCAGATGCAAGCCAATTATCGGCACTATCAACTTTCTAATGCGCCCGATAAGGCCAGCCGTGATAACCTAGTCATGCAATACGCGCTATCTGCTGGATTGATTTTTGAGCGCGATCTTCAGCTAGCTAACTCAAGTTATATTCAAACCCTTGAGCCTCAAATTCAATGGCTTTATGTACCCTATAGCGATCAAAGCCACCTCAGTTTATTTGATACCGGTCTTAACAGCCTTGACTTTAGCAACCTATTTCAACTCAATCGTTTCACAGGTTTTGATCGTATAGGCGACACCCAACAAATCAGCGCAGCGCTAACCAATCGGCTTTTCAATGACGAAGGCGAGGCGTTAGGTGAGTTTTCTTTTGGTCAGGTGTTTTTTTTGAAAGATCGCAAAGTGGGGTTAATTGGCAACCCAGCGCAAGACAACCAACGCTCAGACTATTTTGTCAGGCTTGCTAGCCAGATCAACCACTTTAATTTTTCATCAACCAGTCAATTTGACCAGCAGAGTTTAAAACTTAACCAAACGCTAAACCGCTTGAAATGGCATGGGTTTGCACCTATTCAACTGCTCGCCATACACCAAGGTTTAGCACTCGACCAACCGGAACAGCGCCAACAAACACTGGCGAACGGCTTAATTTTACAACTTACGCCTAGCTGGCAAGCCGCCAGTTACATTAACTATGATCTAGAACAACGCACTTACCGTGAGTTTAGTGCAGGACTGCGTTATGATAGTTGCTGTTGGGCATCAGAACTTATGTTTATGCAAGACCAAATGGCCGATGGGCGTTATAATTACACAGTTAAATATGTAATTGAGCTCAAAGGTTTGAGTTCGATGGGTCAGCGTTTAAGTGACCAGATTCAACAAAATCTCAATTTTTAA
- a CDS encoding phosphotransferase — protein sequence MANKLCILPELLIERLVKHIMDLRFTQMQAWLATLPCFSAGVLSHPVSASSDASFRRYFRVVFQGSRGEQSWIVMDAPPEKEDCRPFIAVSSQLAQLGLNVPRVVEQDLELGFLLLSDLGSTTYLSALTPSSVEGLYLDALNALVKLQTQGDARLLPGYDAQLLGQEMSLFTDWLGQCHCDLSMSTLEQQAWLQTQNRLIDSALAQPQVYVHRDYHSRNLMVTAQHNPGILDFQDAVQGPLTYDAVSLLRDCYISWPAEQVDEWQRAYFLMLCQAGRLSRAEWRSFVQAMDWMGIQRHLKAAGIFARLYHRDAKAGYLKDIPTTLNYIIQVGSGYPEMQSLVNWTEKLAFRLTQVKTG from the coding sequence TTGGCAAACAAACTTTGTATTTTACCTGAGTTATTAATCGAGCGTTTAGTAAAGCATATTATGGATTTAAGATTTACACAGATGCAGGCCTGGTTAGCCACCTTGCCTTGTTTTAGCGCGGGTGTGTTAAGTCACCCTGTTTCTGCGTCCAGCGACGCCAGTTTTCGCCGCTATTTTAGAGTGGTGTTTCAAGGCAGCCGTGGCGAACAAAGCTGGATTGTCATGGATGCCCCGCCGGAAAAAGAAGATTGTCGTCCTTTTATTGCGGTGTCAAGCCAATTAGCGCAATTAGGTCTAAATGTGCCTAGGGTGGTCGAACAAGACCTGGAACTGGGTTTTCTATTGCTTAGTGATTTAGGCTCAACCACCTATCTTTCAGCCTTAACGCCATCTAGTGTCGAGGGGCTTTATCTTGATGCACTGAACGCACTCGTCAAGCTGCAAACACAAGGTGACGCCCGACTATTACCGGGTTATGATGCTCAGTTACTAGGACAGGAAATGAGCTTGTTTACCGATTGGCTTGGGCAATGTCATTGCGATTTATCCATGTCAACACTTGAGCAGCAGGCCTGGTTACAAACCCAGAACAGATTGATTGATTCAGCCTTGGCGCAGCCTCAGGTGTATGTTCATCGTGACTATCACAGCCGTAATTTAATGGTAACTGCTCAACATAATCCTGGTATTTTAGACTTTCAAGATGCGGTGCAGGGTCCGCTGACTTATGATGCCGTTTCGTTGTTGCGTGATTGTTACATTAGCTGGCCAGCTGAGCAGGTAGATGAATGGCAAAGAGCGTATTTTTTAATGCTTTGTCAGGCGGGTAGATTGAGCCGAGCCGAGTGGCGTTCTTTTGTACAGGCGATGGATTGGATGGGGATTCAACGTCATCTGAAAGCGGCAGGAATTTTTGCGCGCTTGTATCATCGTGATGCTAAAGCCGGTTATCTCAAGGATATACCCACCACGTTAAATTACATTATCCAAGTGGGTTCAGGCTACCCCGAAATGCAGTCACTGGTTAACTGGACCGAAAAGCTCGCTTTTCGATTAACGCAGGTCAAAACGGGATGA